CGGTGAATGCCGGTCAGGTAGTCCAGATCGGTGCCCATGGGAATATAGACAAGATCGGCGCGGCCTTGAATCAGGCCCTGAAAGGCTTTCATCCGCTCGGCGTAAGTGTTCATTGATAGCTCCTATTTCTGGTCGTTCAGGTGGCAGGCGGATTGCCTGCCGGGGGCAATGTCGCGCAGCCTGGGCGCTTCGGTCCGGCAACGCGGCAAGGCATGGGGACAACGGGGGTGAAAGTGGCAGCCTTTCGGCGGGTCCAGCGGCGAGGGCATGTCGCCCTGGATGGGCTGATAGACCTGCCGCCGCCGGTCGAGGCGCGGCACCCCTTCGATCAGGGCACTGGTATAGGGGTGGTTGGGCCGGTCGAACACATCGGCCACAGGTCCGGATTCGACAATGCGGCCCAGATACATGACCAACACGCGGTCCGACAGGTGCCGCACCACGCCCAGATCGTGGCTGATGAACAGATAGGTCAGCGCGTATTCATCGCGCAGTTGCATGAAAAGGTTGATGATCTGCGCCTGAACGGACACGTCGAGGGCACTTACAGCCTCGTCCGCGATCAGCATCTCAGGGCGCACGGCCAGCGCGCGGGCGATCCCGATCCGCTGCCGCTGTCCGCCCGAAAACTGATGCGCGAAGCGACCCGCATAGCTGGGATCAATGCCACAGCGTTCCATCATTTCGGTCGTGTAATCATCCAGTTGCGCGGCGGGGACGATACGGTGCACGCGCGGCGCCTCGCCGATCAGGTCCACAACGCGGTGGCGCGGGTTGAGCGATGAAAACGGGTCCTGAAAGATCATCTGGCGTGCCAGCGGGCGGGGTTTCGCACCGGGCGCCGTGGTCTGGGTGATCTGGCCCTGGGTCGGCGTCAGCAGCCCGGCGACCATGCGGCCGAGGGTGGATTTTCCGCAGCCGGATTCGCCCACGACGCCCATGACCTCGCCCCGTTGAATGGTGAAGCTGACATCGGACACGGCATGAACGGGGCGCGCACGGGGGGAGAGACGCAGCCCGGCCAGCAGCGCGCCAAGGCCCGGTTGCTGGCCGCCGAAGGTTTTGGTCAGGTTTCGGACATCCAGAAGCGGGGCAGTCATGGCAGAACCTTTGGCAAGGGATGATGACAGCGCAGCGCACGGCCATCGGCGGGCCCATCATTTTGCGCCTGCGTGTCGATCTGCATTTCGGGGCGGATTTCACAGGCAGCGGTCGCCCGCGTGCAGCGGGGGGCGAAGGCGCAGCCCGTGGGCAGTTCGGTCAGCGCGGGCATCCGGCCGGGGATCTGCGGCAGCAGCGTGCCGGGGGTATGGCTGGCCGGAACGCTGTCGATCAGCCCGCGGGTATAGGGATGGGCGGGGTGATCCAGAAGGGTATCAACCGGGCCATGTTCAACGATGCGGCCCGCGTACATCACCGCCAGTCGGTCGGCGATGCCTGCCACCACCGACAGATCATGCGTGATCCACAAAAGCGCGGTGCCCTTTTCGCGGCACAGCCGTTGCACCAGCGCCAGGATCTGGCCCTGAATGGTCACGTCCAGCGCTGTGGTCGGCTCATCCGCGATCACCACGTCGGGGCTGTGCAAGAGGGCAATGGCAATGGCGACGCGCTGCCGCATCCCGCCCGACAATTGGTGTGGGTAGGCCCGCAGGCGCTCAGCCGGGCTGGCAATGCCGACGTCGTGCAGCGCGGCCTCGCAGCGCACAAGTGCCGCGCGGCGGTCCAGGGTTTCATGCGCGCGCAGGGCGTCGAGCATCTGGGTGTCGATGCGCAGCACGGGGTTCAGTGTCATCATGGGATCTTGAAAGATCATCGCGATCCGCCGCCCCCGGATGCGGCGCATCTCTTTGGGCGTCATGGTCAGCAGGTCTTGCCCATCCAGCAGGATTTGGCCCGCCGTAATCCGCCCTGAGGGAGGTAGCAGCCCGTTGATGGAGAAGCCGGTCATCGTTTTGCCCGACCCGCTTTCACCGACAAGGCCCACAACCTCGCCGCGCGCGACATGCAGGTCTATGGCATCAAGCACGCGCACCGGGCCGGTGGCCAGTTCCAGCGTGGTTTCCACTTTGCGGAGTTCTAACACGGGCTGGGTCATCGGTTCAGGTTCGGGTTGAGGGTTTCACGCAGCCGGTCGCCCAGCACATTGACGCTCATGATCAGGATCAGCAGGACCAGACCGGGCAGCACCGATATCCACCAGCGCCCTGATTGCAGGTAGTCAAACCCGTTGGCGATCAGCAGACCCAGCGAGGGACGCGTGGGCGGCAGGCCCAGTCCCAGGAAGGAAAGCGTTGCTTCCAGTGAAATCGCCATCGCCATTTGCATGGTTGCGACAACCAGCATGGTGGGCAGGCAGTTGGGCAGGACATGCAGGAACAGGATGCGCAGGGTTCCCAGCCGCAGGCCGCGCGCGGCCTCAACATAATCGCGCGCGCCTTCGACGAGGGCGACGCCGCGGACGGTGCGGGCAAAATAGGCCCATTGCACCACCACCAGCGCCAGAATGATCTTGTCCACCCCGCGGCCCAGGATGACCAGCAGCACCAGCGCGACGAGGATGGTCGGAAAGCTGAGTTGCAGATCCACGATCCGCATCAGCAGCGTATCCAGCCAGCCGCCGCGAAACGCCGCAATCAAGCCGATCAGCGTGCCGAAGGTCAGCGCGATCAGTCCCGATGCCAGCCCGACAAGCAGCGATATCCGCGTGCCGTATAGCATGGCCGACAGCATGTCGCGGCCCTGTCCGTCGGTGCCGAGCCAGTGTGTATACCCCTCCCAGCTTTCGGTGCCGGGGGCCAGGAGGTTGTCCATGATGCTGATTGTCGCCAGATCGTAGGGGTTTTGCGGTGCAATCCACGGCGCAAGTATGGCCGCACCCGACAGGGCCAGGAAGATCGCAAGGGCGATCTTTGCGCTGGGTACCGACATGAACGCACGCAGGAACGCCCGGCGTCTACTGGGTTTTTGCGCCGAAGCGGTCATCGTGCCCCCCCGCCCACGCGGATGCGCGGGTCCAGCAGGGAATAGACGATATCGACCAACAGGTTCAGCGCGACGAACATGACGACGACAAACACCAGATAGGCCACGATCAGCGGCCGGTCGAGGACAGCGATCGCGTCAATCAGCATCTTGCCGACACCGGGCCACGAAAAGATGCTCTCGGTGACAACGGCAAAGGCGATCACCCCGCCGAACTCCATGCCCAGAACGGTCACGATGGGGATCATGATGTTCTTCATGACATGCACCCCGATCACCCGACTTTCGCGGATGCCATTGGCTCGGGCAAATTTGATGTAATCGGCGTGAAGCACCTCGGACATGCCTGCGCGCGTCAGACGGATGACAATCGCCAGCATGACCAGCGACAGGGTAAAGGCGGGCATGGCAAGATGGCGCAGCCCGTCCAATGTCAGGAAGGTCACCGGGAGCCCCAACAGGTTGACGGGTTGCGCGCGCCCGATGGCTGGCAGCCAGCCCAGATTGACGGAAAAGACCAGGATCATGATCAGCCCGATCCAGAAGACCGGGACCGAAAAACTGAGCATCGAAAACCCCATGATGGCTTTGGAAAACAGGCTTCTCGGGCGCAGACCGGCGAAGACGCCCAGTGGCAGCCCCACGCCGAGGGCAATGATCAGCGCGGCCAGTGCCAGTTCGAGCGTTGCAGGAAAACGTTCCCAGATCAGCGTCATGGCTGGAATGCCGTAGGTGAACGACCGCCCCAGATCACCCTGAACCAGCCCGACCAGAAAGCGGCGGTATTGTTCCCAGATCGGTTGATCCAGCCCCAGATCGGCGCTGATCGCGTTCAGGCAGGCCTGCGTGCATTCGGAGGACGCAAAGATGTAGACTGGGTTCCCGATGACATTGACCCCGAAGAACACCAGCAGCGTCATGACAAACAACACCAATACGGCCTGTAAGCAGCGCCTGATGATGAATTCCAGCATCGGATTTCCTTGGTTGTGGCAGGGCGGCGCAAAGCTGCGGGCAGGGCGTTTGGGCAGGTGGCCCGGACGCGGCTGCGAAAACTCAAAGGTGTGATCGGTCTACAGGTCGGTCAGGGGGACGGGGGAAGCCGCCGAGCGCTTCCCCCGTTTGGTGTGGTGGTGCGCTTAGTCGTCGGTGCGGGTGATTTCCCACGCCAGCGTACGCTCGTTGGTGCGGGCTTCGTGTTCCAGGCCGCTGCGCATGGCCCAGACGTTCACCTGAAAGTGCAGCGGGATGAAGGCGTAATCATCCATGCCGATGGTCGTGGCTTCGGTCAGCAGTGCCAACCGTGCGTCACGGTCAATGGTCTGTTTTGCGCGGATCGACAGGGCATCAACCGCCGGGTTCGCATAGCGGCCAAAGTTGCCATTACCGCCACCCGTGGCAGCGTTATAGCTTTCCAACACGCCCGACACCGTATAGGTGGCATCGCCCGCAACCGTGCCCCAGCCCGTCAGGGACATAGAGAATTTAGGGCTGTCAAACCCGGGGAAGGTATCTGCACCGCCGCGGATCAGGTCGGAAAAGAAGATGTTGCGCGGCATGGTGTCAACTTCGGTCTGGATCCCGATGCGCGACCACATTTGCGCGATGGCCTCCAGAATGCGGGCGTCGTTGATGTAGCGGTCATTGGGGCCGTGGACCGTCATCTGGAACCCGTCGGCATAGCCTGCCAATTCCAGCAATTCGCGCGCCTGATCGGGGTCGTAGGCATCGGCTTCCAGCGCGTCGACATGGCCGAAAAAGCCCGGCGGCACGATGTTGCGGGTGGGTTCGGCAGCGCCCCCCATGATCCGGTCGCGGATGGCGTCGCGGTCGATCGACAGGCTCAGGGCCTTGCGCACGCGCCAGTCGCGCAGCGGGTTCGGCGTCATTACATTGCCGTCGTTGTCGCGGACGAATTCTTCAACATGCCGGTAGGCGGGCATCATATAGATCAGCCGGTCGGAAGGTGTGGTGCTGAGTGTGAAGTTGGCGTCCGATTCAATGCGCGGCAGATCGACGGTCGGCGGGTAGTCGATGATATCGACATCGCCATTCAACAATGCGGCCAGACGCGCGCTGTCCTGACTGACCGGGCGGAATACCACGCGATCCCAGCCGGGATCGCCGCCCCACCAGTTTGGATTGGCGGTCAAGCTGACGCGGTTACCAGGGCTGAATTCTTCAAACATGAAAGGGCCGGTGCCGATGGCCGCCAGACCCGAGTTGAAATCGACCGAGAATTCGCGGCCTTCTGCGGCGTGACGCGCCATGATGGGCAGCATCGCCAAATCTTCGGGCACGTTCGGATACGGCCCTTCGGTGCGGACCAGGAGCGTGTGGTCATCCACCATTTCCCAGGTCTTCGAGCCTTTGTCCAACTGGAACGCCGGGCTGGCCGGCGCGCCGGAAATGCCGCCGCGCAGCCGGTCAAAGGTATAGATCACGTCATCGGCGGTGAACGGGGTGCCGTCGTGCCAGGTAACGCCCTGCCGCAGCCGGAATTCCCATGTTTCATCATCAATGGCTTCCCATGACACTGCCAGACCGGGTTCAGTCTGGGACGAGGTGTCCAGGTTGACCAGCTTTTCGAAGATATGTTCCTGCACCTGCAGGTCTGCGGAAAGCTGCGTCCAGTGCGGGTCCATGGACACCGCCTCAGATCTGACGCCGATGGTCAGAACGTCCTGCGCAAAGGCAGGCGCGGTCAGCACGGATGCTGCCACGATTGCGGCCAAGCCTATTCGTTTCACTGCTGGTCCTCCGTGTTGTGGTGAAAGGGTGTGGGCGCGCCAGATGGCTTGCCAAAGCGATTGTGCGATTTACGCACTTTTGTTTTCTTAATAGAAAGGTTGCACTTCTTTTGGCGCCTGTCCACACTTAGTTTTGAGTTGAAATCAGAAAATTGCCGAGCTGAAAGACGGATGCCGCACGCATGTGCGAGATTCCGACGCTTGCTGGGCGCAGCGCGACAAATCCTTGAAGTCAGTGTGCGATGGCGGCAGCCGGCCTCAGCCTTGGCTCAGGACCCAGTCGGCGAGGTCGGCATGGGTGCAGATCCACACATCACCACAGGCACGGGCATGATCCAAAAGCGCGTCCAGAAGCCAGATGCGTGACCGATAACCGATCACGAAGGGATGAAATACCAACTGGCACAGCCCGCGCTCGGCGCGGGCGGCGTCGAATTCACGGCGGAAAATGTCATGTACCACGGCCGGGTCGGTCCATGGCCGTGTCGCGGGGTCGCGGTTGAAAAGCAAATAGGCGGCATCGTCGCGCGACCATTCGACGGGTATTTCGACGACACCGCTGGGTTGCCCGTCACAAAGCAATTCATAGCATTCATCATCGGCCATCAGGCTGGAATCGTAGCTGAAGCCCAAATCGCGGACCAGTTCGATGGTATGCGCGCTGAGGTCCCAATGCGCGGCGCGGTGGCCTTTGGGGCGCGTGCCCGTCAGCTTTTCCAGCGTATCGGCGGCCTGCGCCATCAGGCGGCTTTCGGTTGCGCGGTCCAGTTTTGACGTATTCTCATGGATCCAGCCATGCACCCCGATTTCGTGGCCGCCCGCAACAATCGGTTCCATCGCGGCAGGGTCGATCAGGGCGGCGACAGCGGGTACAAAGAAGGTCGCGGGCGCGTTGTGCCGCGCCAGCGCGTCCAGCACGCGGGGTACGCCACGGCGGCGGCCATATTCCCCCCATGACAGCCGCCCCACGGTGGACCGCCCCGCGCCCAGTTCAAAGGTTTCGTGATCCGCGTCGAACGACAGTGCCAGGGCACAACGTGCCCCGTCCGGCCAACGGGTGGGGCGCAACGCGCGGCCTGCACGGACATGTTCGACGATGGGGCGCCATTCGGATTCCGGCATTTCCCATGGCTGTTCGCGGTTCATCGCGGCAAGACCTCGGCAATGGCCAGGTGAAGGGCGTGAGCCAGTTGGTTGATCTCATCCTCGGTGATGCAGAGCGGGGGCGCAAAGCCGATGATGTTGCCTTCCGGCATTGGGCGGGCGATGACGCCGTGGCGCAGCATCGCCGCGGAAATTGCGCTGCTGACCGCCATAGGTTTGTCGTAGAATTGCCGCTCGGCCGGGTTTTCCATGAATTCGACGGCGGCCAGCAGTCCCTCGCCACGGATTTCGCCGACATTCGGGTGATCGCCCGCCGCATCGCGCAGTGCTGCGAGCAATTTCGGTCCCGTATGCGCGGCGTTTTCCACGAGCCCCATAGAATCCACCAGCGCCAGCGTCGCCACACCTGCCGCCGAGCTGACAGGGTGGGCCGAATAGGTCCAGCCATGCGCCAATGCGCCGAATTGATCTGTGCCATCGGCCAGTACGTCGAAAATGCGCTGCGAGATGATGGAGCCTGACAGCGGCGCATAGGCGGATGTCAGCCCTTTGGCGATGGTCATGAAGTCAGGCTTCATCCCGTAGTGATCGGAGCCGAACATGGAGCCTAGCCGCCCAAACCCGGTCACAACCTCATCCGCGATAAGGGCGATGTCGTGGCGTGCCAGCACTTGCTGCACGCGTTCCCAATACCCTGCGGGCGGGGGCAGGATGCCGCCGGTGCCCATGATCGGCTCCCCAATAAAGGCCGCGATTGTATCGGGGCCTTCGGCCTCGATCATCGCTTCCAATTCGGTGATCAGGAAATTGGTGAAATCAGCCTCGGTCATGTCGGTGTCGGGGCGGCGCAGGTAGTGGGGCGTATGGGTGTGCAAGAACCCGTCCAGCGGCAGGTTGAACCGCGCATGATAGGCAGCGAGCCCGGTCAGCGACCCGGATACCAGCCCTGACCCGTGATAGGCGCGCCAGCGGCTGATGATCTTGCGCTTTTCAGGACGGCCCAGCAGGTTGTTGTATTGCCAGATCAGTTTGACATTGGTCTCATTCGCATCCGAACCTGACAGCCCGAAATAGACCCGCGCCATGTGGTCGGGCGCGCGGTCCATGATCATGCGGGCCAGCTTGATGGCTGGTTCATTGCCGTGACCGGCAAAGGCATGAAAGAACGCCAGTTTCTGCGCCTGTTCGTTCATCGCATCGGCGATTTCGGACCGGCCATAGCCCGCGTTCACACAATAGAGCGCCGCGAAGCCGTCCAGAAAGCGATTCCCGTCGCGGTCGATGATGGTGCAGCCCTCACCGCCGGTGATGATCCGGCCCGGCACATCGCCGCGCGCATGCTGGGCGGTGTGGGTGGTCGGGTGTAGCAGGCAATCGCGGTCCCATGCCGCCAGTTCGTCATTGATCGGGGATTGAAGGGTCATAGTCCGCTCTCCAGTCGGGTATTTGCTATGAATTCGGGGATACTGGCCTGGTTGGGCATCGACAGCACAAAGCCCACCATCTGCGCCACGGTCTGCGGTGTCAGGCGGTCGGCTTTTGGGGTGACGCCGGGCAGACCAGCGAGCAGGTCGGTATCAATCGCGCCGGGACAGATGGCAGTTCCGCGCACACCTTCATCCCAGCCTGCAAACCGAACGGCTTGTGTCATGGCGTGCAGCGCGTGTTTGACCATGACATAGCCGACCGATGTGCCACCGCGATACCGCTTTGAATCGGTGGAGGCGATGTTGACCACGCGCCCCGCACCGCTGGCTTTCAGATGGGGCAGGGCGGCGCGGATCAGGCGAAAGGGGGCTTTGACATTCACGGCCCAGAGATCATCCAGATCCTGTTCGCAATCGGCATCCGTGCCTTGTTCGAAATCGACGAAGCGCAGGATGCCTGCATTGTTCACCAACGCATCCACGCGGCCAAAGCGTGCAATTGTGGCATCCACCCAGGCCTGCGCGTCGGGGGCGCATTGAGCGTCAAACCGGGTGGCCATGGTGGTCTCGCTGGTCATGTCGGCGACCTGAGACAGGTCGCGTACGCCGAGCGACAACGCCCAGCCCTGTTGGCCCAGATGTTCAGCGATGGCGCGGCCCAAGCCCCGGCCCGCGCCGCTGACCATGGCCACGCGCATCAGAATAGCCCCTGATGGACGCCGCCGTCGTTGACGATGTTCTGGCCAGACATGAAGCCCGCCTGCGCGCTGCACAGGTAAGCGACCAGATCGCCGCATTCGGACGGGTCGGCAAACCGGCCGGCCGGGCAGGATTTCACCCTGTCGGCCACGATAGCCTCATATGTGGTGTTGCCGCGTTCGGCATGGCCGTGCAGGTTGGTGTGCAGCGCGTCGGTGTCGAAGAGGCCAGGGCAGACGGTGTTGATCGTCACGTTATGGGGGATCAGTTCGCGCACCATTGCCGCGGTGGCACCGGACAGCGCCAGGCGTGCGGCGTGGCTGTGGGCGAAACCCACCTGCGGGAACTTGATGAAGCTGACCGACATGTTGACGATCCGGCCAAAGCGGCGTTCCTGCATGCCGGGGGCGACGGCCTGAATCATCTCGATCGAAGACAGAAAGTGGTCTTCCAGCCAGCTGCGCCAGTCTTCGGGCTTGATCTGTGCATAGGGCGTGGGCACCTGGCGGCGGCCGGGGTTGTTCACAAGGATATCGGCGCGCCCCCCCGCCGCGTCCAGGATGGCCGCGCGCCCTTCAGTGGTGTTGAAATCAGCGGCGACGGCGGTGACGGTCGCGCCAAAATCATCGCGCAGTGCCTGCGCGGTCTCATTCAGCGCGTCCGCTCCACGCGCGTTGATGACGAGTGATACGCCTTCGCGCGCAAGCGATACCGCAACAGCGCGGCCCAGCCCACGGCTGGCAGCAGTCACGATAGCGGTGCGACCCTCAAGTCCCAGATGCATGATGCAGCTCCTTCATAGGTGTTGTGATGACATCTGCGCCAAGAATTTTCCGCAGACCGTCGGCCAGTCCGGCCAAAGCCGCGCCTTCCAGCGGCAGCAATGGCGGACGCGGATAGTCGCCGCCGGGCAGCCCCATCAGGTTCATCGCAGCCTTGGTCGCGGGATAGAGCGTGCGTCCGTCGGTGGTAAACAATTCGGTCAGCGCCAGCCCGGTGCGTTGCAGGGCCAGTGCCTCATCCAGTCGCCCGGCGCGGGTTGCGTGCCACAGATCCATACAGCCTGGCGCCCAGACATTGGGGAAGCAATCAATCAGCCCGTCCGCGCCCGCCAGCACCGCAGCCACCCCGAAGACTGAGGAAGGGCCGCAGAACACGCGCGCGCGGTCCCGGACCCGCAGCAGGGTTTCATGGAAATTCCGCCAATCGCTGGAGCTTTCCTTGATCGCGACGATATGATCCAGATCGACCAGCGTATCAGCAATGGCGGGCGTGATCGCGTTTCCGGCGTTTCCGGGAATGTTGTAGACGATGATGGGCATGCCCGCTGCGGCCGCGTCGACCCGGGCGTAATGCCCGATGATCTCGGCTTCGGTCAGATGGGCGAAATAGGGCGGCATGACCAGCACACCGTCGGCACCAGCCTCGCGCGCGGCGTGGATCTGGTCAATCACCTCTTCGGCGCGAATGGCACCAGTGCCGATGATCGCAGGGCCGCGCCCGCGCAGTGCCTTCACAGTCAGATCGGCCAGATGCGCGCGTTCGGAAAGATCCATCGCCCAGAACTCGCCGGTGCAGCCTGCCGCGACCATGCCGGTTGCACCGGCGTCCATCAGCCGGTCGATATTGGCAGTGTAGCTGTCCGCATCCAGCGTGCCATCCGCCCGGAAGGGCGTGGTGATCGCGGGCATCGGCCCCGACCAAGAGATATTGTTACGGTTCACTTTCTCGTCTCTCCTGAGTTGCGTACCGCGCGGGGGGCGCTTTGGCCGCGCGCGGCGCGGGGCCGGTTGGATCCCGGCGGGTGGTGTTGGTGCGCCTTAGAGTGGCGCGCCGACCAAGTGGGGGGTGGTCGGAGTTTCTGCTGGTTCGAATGGCACCGGCACATTCAGCCGCGGCCCGGTTTCGCCCGGACCAAACACATGCAGCGCCGAGGTGTCGATGCTGAACGGGACCCGCGTGCCCATGCGCAGGATCTGGTCGGCGGGTGTGCGCGCTGTCAGCCGGGTCGAGGTGCCCAGCCGCAGGGTCACGATATTCTCATGCCCGGTTTCTTCGACCAGCAGCACCTCGGCGGTGTTGTCGCCGGTGCCGATGGTCAGCCCTTCGGGGCGGATACCCATGCACGCGGGGCCGGGCTGCGCCTGATCGATCAACGGGCCAACGGGCAGATCCAGCGTATCGGTGCGCAGGCGCCAGCCGTCGCCCACGCGGGACAGCTCGCCGTCCACAAGGTTCATCGACGGGGTGCCGATAAAGCCCGCAACAAAGCGGTTGGCCGGTGCGCGATAAACTTGTTGGGGGGGTGCGAATTGTTGCAGATCACCGTTGAGCATGATGGCGATGCGGTCCGACATGGTCATCGCTTCCAACTGATCGTGGGTGACATAGACCATTGTCCGGCCCAGCCGCGCATGGAGTTCGACCAGTTCGGCGCGCATGTAGCCGCGCAGCTTTGCATCGAGGTTGGACAAAGGCTCATCCAGCAAGAATACCTTTGGATCGCGCACCAACGCCCGCCCAAGGGCCACCCGCTGTTGTTGTCCACCAGACAATTGCCCCGGCTTGCGGGCCAGTAGCGGCGTCAGCTGCAACATGTCGGCCACCTTGGCCACCATCTGATCGCGTTCGGCGGTAGGAACGCGGCGCTTTTTCAGCGGATAGGCGATGTTCTTGCCGACCGTCATATGCGGGTACAGCGCGTAGGACTGAAATACCATGGCGATGTCTCGCTTGCCGGGGGGCGTGTCATTGACCACCTTCCCGTCAATCCGGATCTCGCCGCCAGACGGAAATTCCAGACCGGCCAGCATGCGCAGAGTTGTCGTCTTGCCGCAGCCCGATGGGCCCAAAAGAGACACGAACTCCCCTGATTTGATGGTCAGATCCAGATCGCGCACCGCAGTGAACGTCCCGAATGATTTTTGCACATTTGAGAACACGACGTCAGCCATGATTACCCTTTCACGCCGCCGGCACCGAAGCCGCGGGTCAGATAGCTTTGCAGGAAGGCGAAAACGATGATCAGCGGCACGCTCATCATCACCGAGGCGGCCATCAGCAGCGACCATTCGATGTTGAACGACGAGACCAGCATGTTCATCACGCCTGTGGTCAGGGGCCGCGCATTGTCCGAGTTGATCAAGACCAGCGCGAACAGGTATTCGTTCCACGACAAGATGAAGGTGAACAGTGCGGTCGAGATGATGCCCGGCAGCAGTTGCGGCAGAATGATGTCGCGAAACGCCTCCATCCGGCTTGCGCCATCCACCAGCGCAGCGGATTCCAGATCCTCGGGGATGCCCGCCATGAAGGACCGCAGCAGCCACAATGCATAGGGCAGGGCGAACGTGGTGTACGCGATCACCAGGCTGAAAATGCTGTTCGACAGCCCCATATTGACCAGCATCAGATACAACGGGATGATCAGCACGACGGACGGCAGCAGGTAGGTGAACAGCACCAGGAATGCGAGACTTTCGCGCCCGCGATACCGAAACCGCACCAGCGAATATGCCCCGAGCGTGGCAATGCTGACGACAGTCACCGTGGTGGCCACCGACAACACGACCGAGTTGCGGAAGTAGATCAGGA
This DNA window, taken from Roseicitreum antarcticum, encodes the following:
- a CDS encoding SDR family oxidoreductase, giving the protein MHLGLEGRTAIVTAASRGLGRAVAVSLAREGVSLVINARGADALNETAQALRDDFGATVTAVAADFNTTEGRAAILDAAGGRADILVNNPGRRQVPTPYAQIKPEDWRSWLEDHFLSSIEMIQAVAPGMQERRFGRIVNMSVSFIKFPQVGFAHSHAARLALSGATAAMVRELIPHNVTINTVCPGLFDTDALHTNLHGHAERGNTTYEAIVADRVKSCPAGRFADPSECGDLVAYLCSAQAGFMSGQNIVNDGGVHQGLF
- a CDS encoding dihydrodipicolinate synthase family protein, giving the protein MNRNNISWSGPMPAITTPFRADGTLDADSYTANIDRLMDAGATGMVAAGCTGEFWAMDLSERAHLADLTVKALRGRGPAIIGTGAIRAEEVIDQIHAAREAGADGVLVMPPYFAHLTEAEIIGHYARVDAAAAGMPIIVYNIPGNAGNAITPAIADTLVDLDHIVAIKESSSDWRNFHETLLRVRDRARVFCGPSSVFGVAAVLAGADGLIDCFPNVWAPGCMDLWHATRAGRLDEALALQRTGLALTELFTTDGRTLYPATKAAMNLMGLPGGDYPRPPLLPLEGAALAGLADGLRKILGADVITTPMKELHHASGT
- a CDS encoding carbohydrate ABC transporter permease, which codes for MTRRILFNLFAWSIVLAVAFPLFWMVVTSIKPQIELFRRPPTILPETVTFDHYLRLLRETNFLIYFRNSVVLSVATTVTVVSIATLGAYSLVRFRYRGRESLAFLVLFTYLLPSVVLIIPLYLMLVNMGLSNSIFSLVIAYTTFALPYALWLLRSFMAGIPEDLESAALVDGASRMEAFRDIILPQLLPGIISTALFTFILSWNEYLFALVLINSDNARPLTTGVMNMLVSSFNIEWSLLMAASVMMSVPLIIVFAFLQSYLTRGFGAGGVKG
- a CDS encoding ABC transporter ATP-binding protein, producing the protein MADVVFSNVQKSFGTFTAVRDLDLTIKSGEFVSLLGPSGCGKTTTLRMLAGLEFPSGGEIRIDGKVVNDTPPGKRDIAMVFQSYALYPHMTVGKNIAYPLKKRRVPTAERDQMVAKVADMLQLTPLLARKPGQLSGGQQQRVALGRALVRDPKVFLLDEPLSNLDAKLRGYMRAELVELHARLGRTMVYVTHDQLEAMTMSDRIAIMLNGDLQQFAPPQQVYRAPANRFVAGFIGTPSMNLVDGELSRVGDGWRLRTDTLDLPVGPLIDQAQPGPACMGIRPEGLTIGTGDNTAEVLLVEETGHENIVTLRLGTSTRLTARTPADQILRMGTRVPFSIDTSALHVFGPGETGPRLNVPVPFEPAETPTTPHLVGAPL